A window of the Schlesneria paludicola DSM 18645 genome harbors these coding sequences:
- a CDS encoding permease encodes MWEAIVWGTCLRIAQASLQAAPFIFTGLCIMGLLHRLMGQQHTRWLFGSNSVASLLQAWVIGLLLPGCSLGAIPIVKQLRRSGIAAGTILAFALSSPLFDPLSILYGLTLSKPFTIVAFALCSLVVVTISGSLFDRMFPAIEPELSEPPATPHGIKRLLAILVVMARESVSGTAGLIAIGLAGVGLLSVLLPPGSLQRTMAHDNPWSPLVMTAIAIPAYATPMTAMGQLGSMFQHGNSIGAAFILLVFGAGLNLGLLTWIVLNYGIKKSLVWMGLMLAIVLGLSYGIERPLYPNELEAADHTHAFDTYCQPFLSSASPPAGGYPSEIWRRVRLETQPHEAAGAVILFLMVTLGEFLACLDRYWVIETWLNRPTEPTANPARRTWDVTIPGPILAGIGLATIIAFSIVGCYAYYPTPHETLDELSLAKTEALGAALTGHREHALHWIPVCESWNRRLQVGAYLRHWHLSDYHRMKARVFRDRLEVLEHMIENRDSDEEIRRQISLTSRAFLRLATAYREELSQ; translated from the coding sequence ATGTGGGAAGCCATTGTCTGGGGAACCTGTCTACGAATCGCACAAGCATCGCTGCAGGCAGCCCCGTTTATTTTCACAGGGCTTTGCATCATGGGCCTGCTGCACCGGTTGATGGGCCAACAACATACGCGATGGTTGTTTGGTTCGAATTCTGTGGCATCGCTGCTGCAAGCCTGGGTCATCGGACTGCTGTTGCCTGGCTGCTCACTGGGCGCGATTCCGATCGTGAAACAGTTGCGTCGTAGCGGGATCGCAGCCGGAACCATTCTCGCCTTTGCACTCTCGTCGCCGTTGTTCGATCCGCTCTCCATCTTGTACGGACTGACGCTCTCGAAACCATTTACGATCGTCGCCTTCGCGTTGTGCTCGCTGGTCGTTGTCACGATCTCTGGAAGTCTGTTTGATCGAATGTTTCCCGCGATTGAGCCGGAACTTTCCGAGCCGCCAGCAACGCCACATGGAATCAAACGTTTGCTCGCGATCCTGGTCGTCATGGCCCGCGAATCGGTCAGCGGAACGGCCGGACTCATCGCCATCGGACTCGCCGGGGTGGGACTGCTCAGTGTGCTGCTGCCACCGGGAAGCCTGCAGCGAACGATGGCGCACGACAATCCCTGGTCACCGCTGGTGATGACGGCAATCGCGATCCCGGCGTATGCGACTCCGATGACGGCCATGGGGCAACTCGGTTCGATGTTTCAGCACGGAAATTCGATTGGCGCGGCATTTATCCTGCTTGTGTTCGGAGCCGGATTGAATCTGGGTCTGCTCACCTGGATCGTTCTCAACTATGGAATTAAAAAATCGCTGGTGTGGATGGGCCTGATGCTCGCGATCGTCCTGGGGCTGTCTTACGGAATCGAACGCCCCCTGTATCCCAACGAGTTGGAAGCCGCAGATCACACGCATGCGTTCGACACCTATTGCCAGCCGTTCCTCAGTTCTGCATCCCCCCCCGCTGGCGGCTATCCCTCCGAGATCTGGCGCCGTGTCCGACTGGAAACACAGCCACACGAGGCCGCAGGCGCGGTGATACTATTTCTGATGGTCACGCTGGGCGAGTTCCTGGCCTGTTTGGATCGGTACTGGGTGATCGAGACGTGGTTAAATCGTCCGACAGAGCCCACGGCCAATCCCGCGCGACGAACGTGGGACGTCACGATTCCAGGCCCGATACTTGCGGGGATCGGACTGGCCACAATCATCGCGTTCAGCATTGTCGGATGTTACGCCTACTATCCGACACCACACGAAACTCTCGATGAACTGAGTCTCGCGAAGACGGAAGCACTTGGTGCGGCGCTCACTGGTCACCGGGAACATGCACTGCACTGGATTCCGGTATGCGAGAGCTGGAATCGTCGGCTGCAAGTCGGAGCCTATCTGCGTCACTGGCATCTGAGCGACTACCATCGCATGAAAGCACGGGTTTTTCGCGATCGCCTGGAAGTCTTGGAACACATGATCGAAAACCGCGACTCTGACGAAGAGATCCGTCGGCAGATCTCGCTGACATCGCGCGCATTTCTGCGACTGGCAACAGCCTATCGCGAGGAATTATCCCAATGA
- a CDS encoding AAA family ATPase: protein MNSILDRHSSRPSTADQDDIDLVRSRLNRALRGKSDVIEYVIACLLARGHLLLEDRPGLGKTTLAKALADCLGGRFARVQCTPDLLPSDITGFQLFNQRTHEFEFRAGPVFSEILLADEINRATPRTQSALLEAMAERQVTIDTVRHPLRDEFFVIATQNPHEQHGTYPLPEAQLDRFAMKLSIGYPEREHELTMLADAIPVTDITETDVESTWDLAHLNQIQRSVARVAVIASVQEYLVRLAELTRSHREISLGLSPRGLLTWQRVAQAWAYLNDRTFVTPRDIQEVAWPVLSVRLGIERDDPHALIDELLEQVPVPAGR from the coding sequence ATGAACTCGATCTTGGATCGGCATTCAAGCCGTCCTTCAACGGCAGATCAGGACGACATTGACCTCGTTCGGTCGCGTCTGAATCGGGCCCTGCGAGGCAAGTCAGACGTGATTGAATATGTCATTGCATGCCTATTGGCACGCGGGCATCTGTTGCTCGAAGATCGTCCGGGCTTGGGGAAAACGACGCTGGCGAAAGCGCTCGCTGATTGTCTCGGAGGACGTTTTGCGCGGGTGCAATGTACGCCCGATCTCTTGCCCAGCGACATTACGGGATTTCAGCTTTTCAATCAGCGAACGCACGAATTCGAATTTCGTGCAGGTCCCGTTTTTTCAGAAATCCTGCTGGCCGACGAGATCAATCGTGCGACGCCGCGGACACAAAGTGCATTGCTGGAAGCCATGGCCGAACGGCAGGTCACCATCGATACCGTCCGGCATCCGCTGCGTGATGAATTCTTTGTGATCGCCACTCAGAACCCGCATGAACAACATGGAACGTACCCGTTACCCGAAGCGCAACTGGACCGCTTCGCGATGAAACTGAGCATCGGCTATCCCGAGCGCGAACATGAACTAACGATGCTGGCAGACGCGATTCCCGTGACAGACATCACAGAGACGGACGTCGAGTCGACATGGGATTTAGCTCATTTGAACCAGATCCAACGATCCGTGGCCCGAGTGGCGGTAATCGCTTCGGTACAGGAGTACCTGGTGCGACTGGCGGAGCTTACGCGAAGTCATCGCGAGATTAGTCTTGGACTCAGTCCGCGCGGACTTTTGACATGGCAGCGTGTCGCTCAAGCGTGGGCCTATTTGAACGACCGCACATTCGTGACACCTCGCGACATTCAGGAAGTGGCGTGGCCGGTGCTGTCCGTGCGATTGGGCATTGAACGGGACGATCCACACGCCCTGATCGATGAGCTGCTCGAACAAGTTCCTGTTCCCGCAGGCCGCTGA
- a CDS encoding PSD1 and planctomycete cytochrome C domain-containing protein, protein MFPRVKAFATIAMALSAGSLAANDAVSPAAPSPAALEFFEKKVRPLLVENCYNCHSADNKAAGGLRVDDRNGLLQGGGRGAAVVPGHPEDSVLLKAISHTDPKLKMPPEFKLADEQIEVLTKWIQDGAAWPKIDVPSDLTVERADYDQLRREHWSWQPIRTVTPPVVKEASWPRDDVDRFLLEKLELSGLKPVEDADRAAWLRRITYDLTGLPPSANEITSFLQDHDPKANERAVDRLLQSPAFGERWGRHWLDVARYGESTGSARNLPYPFAWRYRDYVIDAFNNDKPYDQFVREQIAGDQLPFNSEEQRQEQLIATGFLAIGVKDVNQRFKVRFTMDNIDEQIDTFSQAILGLTISCARCHDHKFDPISAKEYYGLAGIFHSTDLCGGLKNKMGGGGLDYYDPQMLLILSQSTEVDPNYDVKIAEARKAADEAKARFEELRDSEEGAKLAPNGRPMRQVARQKWNRLQAEFVAISDPAARGKVALGLRDSKTVSDTEIRLRGEAEKLGPVAPRGFPKVVEYEGQPQIPADRSGRLELAQWLTSPQNPLTSRVIVNRVWHHLFGQGLVSSVDNFGVNGAKPTHPELLDHLAQQFVADGWSIKRLIRTLVLTRTYGLASSATENHLAVDPSNQLHWRHSPRRLSAEELRDSILTSAGTLDRARPEGSPAQELKVIELRNNGPESQRIMELVRTSRYRSVYLPLLRTLVPPSLEVFDFADQGLVTGQREITTVATQALYLLNDPFVRGNSQVFAENLLARSDLDDSQRIDQSYLVLIGRFPTSTERDRVRYYLADYASVAAASLQEEFAAVAERERQTAIAAAQPADASTPSNLAAGAANQSLAAAQQRTAQALNPDDVEQTESTAQEEKVLSRDAQSAAWTSLIQALIGSAEFRYTR, encoded by the coding sequence ATGTTCCCACGAGTGAAAGCATTCGCAACGATTGCGATGGCGTTGTCAGCCGGTTCGCTTGCTGCCAACGACGCGGTTTCTCCAGCCGCACCTTCCCCAGCGGCTTTGGAGTTCTTCGAAAAGAAGGTACGTCCGCTACTTGTCGAGAATTGCTACAACTGCCATTCGGCCGACAACAAGGCCGCGGGGGGATTACGGGTCGACGACCGGAACGGTTTACTGCAAGGTGGTGGTCGCGGGGCGGCGGTTGTTCCCGGTCATCCTGAAGACAGCGTGCTGCTGAAAGCGATCAGTCACACTGATCCCAAATTGAAGATGCCACCCGAGTTCAAGTTGGCGGATGAGCAGATCGAAGTGCTCACCAAATGGATTCAGGATGGCGCCGCGTGGCCCAAAATCGACGTCCCCTCGGATCTTACGGTCGAGCGAGCGGACTATGACCAACTTCGGCGCGAGCACTGGTCCTGGCAGCCAATTCGGACGGTCACTCCTCCGGTAGTGAAGGAAGCGAGCTGGCCGCGCGATGACGTTGACAGATTCCTTTTGGAAAAGCTTGAGCTCTCCGGGCTGAAGCCGGTGGAGGACGCCGACCGCGCTGCGTGGCTTCGCCGCATTACCTATGACTTGACCGGCCTGCCTCCATCCGCCAATGAAATCACGTCGTTCCTTCAGGATCATGATCCGAAGGCGAACGAGCGTGCCGTTGATCGTTTGCTCCAATCACCCGCATTCGGCGAACGATGGGGCCGACACTGGCTGGATGTGGCTCGTTACGGTGAATCAACCGGTTCCGCACGCAATTTGCCTTATCCCTTTGCTTGGCGATACCGCGACTACGTCATCGACGCGTTCAACAACGACAAGCCATATGATCAGTTCGTACGCGAGCAGATTGCGGGCGATCAGTTGCCGTTCAACTCGGAAGAGCAGCGACAAGAGCAATTGATTGCCACCGGGTTCCTGGCGATCGGTGTCAAAGATGTGAATCAGCGGTTCAAAGTCCGATTCACCATGGACAACATTGATGAGCAGATCGATACGTTCTCGCAGGCGATTCTGGGGCTCACCATCAGTTGCGCGCGGTGCCACGATCATAAATTCGACCCGATCTCGGCGAAGGAGTATTACGGCCTGGCGGGGATCTTCCACAGCACCGACTTGTGCGGTGGTTTGAAAAACAAGATGGGTGGCGGCGGCCTCGATTACTACGATCCGCAAATGCTGCTGATCTTGTCGCAATCGACCGAAGTCGATCCCAACTACGATGTGAAAATCGCCGAGGCAAGGAAGGCTGCTGACGAAGCCAAGGCACGGTTTGAAGAACTGCGCGATAGCGAAGAAGGTGCGAAACTGGCACCGAACGGCAGACCGATGCGACAAGTCGCTCGCCAGAAATGGAATCGGCTTCAAGCCGAATTTGTCGCGATCAGCGACCCGGCGGCTCGTGGCAAAGTGGCGTTGGGGCTGCGTGATTCAAAGACCGTCAGCGATACGGAAATTCGTTTGCGAGGTGAAGCCGAGAAGCTGGGGCCGGTGGCGCCCCGTGGGTTTCCGAAAGTTGTGGAATATGAAGGCCAGCCACAAATTCCGGCCGATCGAAGTGGTCGACTTGAGTTGGCTCAATGGCTGACCAGCCCACAGAACCCGTTGACCTCACGAGTGATCGTGAATCGCGTTTGGCATCATCTGTTCGGTCAGGGATTGGTGTCGAGCGTTGATAACTTTGGTGTCAACGGCGCCAAACCAACACATCCCGAATTGTTGGATCATCTGGCTCAGCAGTTCGTGGCGGACGGCTGGTCGATCAAGAGGCTCATTCGAACCCTCGTCCTGACGCGAACGTATGGGCTGGCCTCGTCAGCCACGGAAAATCATCTCGCCGTTGATCCCAGCAATCAGTTGCACTGGCGTCACAGCCCTCGGCGACTGTCGGCTGAAGAGCTGCGTGACTCGATCCTTACTTCGGCGGGAACCTTGGATCGGGCACGGCCTGAAGGATCTCCGGCCCAGGAATTGAAGGTCATCGAACTGCGGAACAACGGCCCCGAATCTCAGCGGATCATGGAGCTGGTTCGAACCAGTCGCTATCGCAGCGTCTATCTGCCCTTGTTGCGAACGCTGGTTCCACCTTCACTCGAAGTGTTCGACTTTGCAGATCAAGGTCTGGTCACTGGCCAGCGCGAAATTACCACGGTCGCGACGCAGGCCCTGTACCTGCTGAACGATCCATTTGTTCGCGGCAATTCGCAAGTGTTTGCCGAGAATTTGCTGGCACGATCTGATCTCGACGATTCGCAGCGAATCGACCAGTCGTACCTGGTCCTGATCGGGCGTTTTCCAACGAGCACGGAACGGGATCGCGTCCGATACTACCTGGCCGACTATGCGTCCGTCGCGGCCGCTTCATTGCAAGAAGAATTTGCAGCGGTTGCGGAACGGGAACGTCAGACCGCGATCGCCGCGGCACAGCCCGCCGATGCCTCAACGCCCAGCAACTTGGCTGCCGGGGCCGCGAACCAATCGTTGGCGGCGGCTCAGCAGCGCACGGCACAGGCGCTGAATCCTGATGATGTTGAGCAAACCGAATCGACTGCTCAGGAAGAAAAGGTTCTGTCACGCGACGCGCAATCCGCCGCTTGGACCAGCCTGATCCAAGCTCTGATTGGATCGGCTGAGTTCCGTTACACGCGATAG
- a CDS encoding tRNA dihydrouridine synthase, producing MSASSTAPPLPEIVESAGLLIGHRELPSRYFLAPLAGYTHLAFRRALREVGGLGLATTDLVHATQLCGEHRHSLELVATHLDDNPLTVQIFGGGVEQLVGAARWLESHRYAGIDINMGCPMAKVNGQGGGARLLCDADNACRMVEQVVAAVSLPVTVKMRLGWDRDSISSPYLAKRFEEVGVQAITIHGRTRQQGFQGVVDLEGIAATVAAVKSIPVIGNGDVRPPADALQMRRVTGCAAVAIGRGAMLDPWIFRKLADHHRGQPMREPTRDEQVDFLARHFQLMTEQHAERSCILFRKFAAWYGAKLGIPEDLEHRLRLFNDFTEFEQIVSEIRERHGERRNTIATALIKVPNGPVERW from the coding sequence ATGTCTGCTTCGTCGACAGCCCCGCCATTGCCCGAAATTGTCGAATCGGCAGGGCTTCTCATCGGTCACCGCGAACTTCCTTCGCGCTACTTTCTGGCTCCATTGGCGGGGTACACCCACCTTGCGTTTCGTCGAGCGCTGCGTGAAGTCGGTGGATTGGGGCTGGCGACGACGGATCTGGTTCATGCCACGCAGCTTTGTGGAGAACATCGCCATTCGCTGGAGCTTGTCGCAACTCATCTCGATGATAACCCCTTGACTGTCCAGATCTTCGGTGGAGGGGTTGAACAATTAGTGGGGGCGGCCCGCTGGTTGGAATCGCACCGCTATGCGGGAATCGATATCAACATGGGGTGTCCCATGGCGAAGGTCAACGGGCAGGGCGGCGGTGCGCGACTGCTGTGCGATGCGGACAATGCCTGCCGAATGGTCGAACAGGTCGTTGCCGCCGTATCGTTGCCTGTCACGGTGAAAATGAGGCTTGGGTGGGATCGCGATTCGATCTCCTCTCCGTATCTCGCGAAACGATTCGAAGAGGTCGGTGTCCAGGCGATCACAATTCATGGACGGACCCGGCAGCAGGGGTTCCAAGGCGTCGTTGACCTTGAGGGGATTGCAGCGACGGTTGCAGCAGTCAAATCGATTCCCGTCATCGGAAACGGAGACGTTCGACCCCCCGCCGATGCACTCCAGATGCGCCGCGTGACCGGTTGTGCGGCCGTGGCGATCGGCCGCGGTGCGATGCTCGACCCCTGGATTTTTCGTAAACTGGCGGATCACCACCGAGGTCAGCCGATGCGCGAGCCCACGCGCGATGAGCAAGTCGACTTTCTCGCTCGCCATTTTCAACTGATGACAGAACAGCACGCGGAACGAAGTTGCATCTTGTTTCGCAAGTTTGCGGCGTGGTACGGAGCCAAGCTGGGGATACCGGAAGATCTGGAACACCGGCTTCGGCTTTTCAATGACTTCACGGAATTCGAACAGATCGTCAGCGAAATACGCGAGCGACACGGCGAACGGCGAAACACCATTGCAACGGCATTGATCAAGGTCCCGAATGGACCGGTCGAGCGATGGTAG
- a CDS encoding DUF1559 domain-containing protein, with the protein MYFSRVTERRRYSRPRAFTLIELLVVIAIIAVLIALLLPAVQQAREAARRTQCRNNQKQIGLALHNYHDIYNTLPPGVVHKVGNQNVAALGSYGWGTFLLPQLEQANLFNAMQTNGVDLDQLLRNTANPDAQSLTKKTMPFYRCPSDTAPDLNSKREWDTPYSAFFGNQPVYLATANYVGVSGSRWSTPENWIVSSQDPFGTFWGDSAVKFRDITDGLSNTFIVGERDWQLGWAANWVGQRNYTGTGIWGSRQNLAILNVKINDPVLQPNGNPAVSRGFSSRHSGGANFLFADGRVQFISENIDFNDVDTTIANASSSLGLFQRLGRRNDGLTLGEY; encoded by the coding sequence ATGTATTTCAGTCGGGTCACGGAACGGCGTCGTTACTCACGCCCACGTGCATTTACGCTGATCGAGTTGCTGGTCGTAATTGCGATCATTGCTGTCCTAATCGCCTTGCTGTTGCCGGCAGTTCAACAGGCGCGTGAAGCCGCTCGTCGTACCCAGTGCCGTAACAATCAGAAGCAGATTGGTCTGGCACTGCACAACTACCACGACATCTACAACACGCTACCGCCAGGGGTCGTTCATAAAGTTGGCAATCAGAACGTGGCCGCACTCGGCTCGTATGGATGGGGGACGTTCCTGCTGCCACAGCTTGAGCAGGCAAACCTGTTCAACGCCATGCAAACCAACGGTGTTGATCTCGATCAACTGCTTCGCAATACCGCAAATCCTGATGCGCAGAGCCTCACAAAGAAGACCATGCCGTTTTATCGCTGCCCGTCTGATACCGCTCCGGATTTGAATTCGAAGCGGGAATGGGATACGCCCTACAGTGCCTTTTTCGGGAATCAGCCGGTCTATCTGGCAACGGCCAACTATGTGGGCGTTTCCGGATCTCGCTGGTCAACACCTGAAAATTGGATTGTCAGCAGCCAGGATCCATTCGGCACGTTCTGGGGCGATAGCGCGGTCAAGTTTCGTGACATCACCGACGGTCTGTCGAACACCTTCATCGTGGGTGAACGCGATTGGCAGCTTGGTTGGGCCGCGAACTGGGTGGGACAGCGAAACTATACAGGCACCGGAATCTGGGGTTCGCGTCAGAATCTGGCGATCCTGAATGTGAAGATCAACGATCCAGTCCTGCAGCCAAATGGAAATCCTGCCGTCAGTCGTGGGTTCAGCAGCCGACATTCGGGGGGGGCCAACTTCCTGTTTGCCGATGGCCGCGTGCAGTTCATCAGCGAAAACATCGATTTCAATGATGTCGATACCACGATCGCGAATGCCTCCAGTTCGCTTGGTTTGTTCCAACGTTTGGGCCGCCGCAACGACGGGCTGACCTTGGGCGAATACTAG
- a CDS encoding sulfatase translates to MPVSMTVGRNLAAALLFSMTAVVGWAADASSKPNIVLIVADDLGYGDLGFQGGRDIPTPRIDGLARSGVTCSSGYVSGPYCSPTRAGLLTGRYQQRFGHEFNPGNAARVTETFGLSLEERTLPQRLKQAGYATGIVGKWHLGFAPQFQPLERGFDEFFGFLGGAHPYFPDANSNDPIRRGREAVVESEYLTDAFARESVAYIDRNKNRPFFLYLAFNAVHNPQHAKPEHLERFKSIADERRRTYAGMLTAMDDAVGQVLDKLAAEKLEQKTLVVFISDNGGPPANGSTNTPLNGQKATTWEGGVRVPFVVSWPGQLAAGKKYEEPVIQLDLLPTILTAAGVVADDAAKLDGVDLAPFLKGEKAGAPHSALYWRFGEQIALRQGDWKLLKVRGDTKPRLYNLKEDIGEQQDLAATKPELVARLQSEWDTWNSTLVPPSWIPAPQQQARNRQNDK, encoded by the coding sequence ATGCCGGTATCAATGACGGTTGGCCGCAATCTGGCCGCGGCCTTGCTTTTCTCCATGACGGCTGTCGTGGGCTGGGCCGCTGATGCGTCCTCCAAACCGAACATCGTGTTGATCGTGGCCGATGATCTGGGCTACGGCGATCTCGGCTTTCAAGGTGGTCGTGATATTCCCACTCCACGAATCGACGGGCTTGCCCGTTCGGGGGTAACCTGTTCGTCAGGATACGTCTCGGGACCTTACTGCAGTCCAACGCGCGCCGGGTTGCTTACAGGACGCTATCAACAGCGGTTCGGGCACGAGTTCAACCCGGGCAACGCCGCCCGCGTCACGGAAACGTTTGGCCTGAGTCTGGAAGAACGGACTTTGCCGCAGCGTTTGAAACAGGCGGGCTACGCGACGGGCATTGTGGGCAAATGGCATCTTGGGTTTGCTCCGCAGTTCCAACCGCTCGAGCGTGGTTTCGACGAATTCTTCGGGTTCCTTGGGGGGGCTCATCCGTACTTCCCAGATGCCAATAGCAATGATCCGATCCGCCGCGGACGCGAGGCCGTCGTCGAATCCGAGTACCTGACCGACGCGTTCGCGCGTGAGTCGGTGGCCTACATTGATCGGAACAAAAATCGACCGTTCTTTTTGTATCTGGCCTTCAACGCCGTTCACAATCCACAACACGCCAAGCCCGAACACCTCGAACGGTTCAAATCGATCGCCGATGAGCGTCGACGGACTTATGCCGGGATGTTGACTGCCATGGACGACGCGGTTGGGCAAGTGCTCGACAAATTGGCCGCCGAAAAGCTCGAACAGAAAACGCTGGTTGTCTTCATCAGCGACAACGGTGGTCCTCCTGCTAATGGTTCGACGAATACGCCGCTAAACGGTCAAAAGGCGACCACGTGGGAAGGCGGTGTTCGAGTGCCGTTCGTGGTGTCGTGGCCGGGCCAATTGGCTGCGGGCAAAAAGTATGAAGAACCGGTGATTCAGTTGGACCTATTGCCGACCATTCTGACCGCCGCGGGTGTTGTCGCAGACGATGCGGCGAAGCTCGACGGTGTCGACCTGGCTCCGTTCCTGAAAGGTGAAAAGGCGGGGGCTCCCCATTCCGCGTTGTACTGGCGGTTTGGTGAGCAGATTGCCTTGCGACAAGGTGACTGGAAGTTGCTCAAAGTTCGTGGCGACACCAAGCCACGCCTTTACAACCTGAAAGAGGACATTGGCGAGCAGCAGGACCTCGCCGCGACAAAACCAGAATTGGTCGCACGTCTTCAATCGGAATGGGATACCTGGAACTCAACGCTGGTTCCCCCGTCTTGGATTCCTGCTCCGCAGCAGCAGGCCCGTAATCGCCAGAACGACAAGTGA
- a CDS encoding DUF1501 domain-containing protein, protein MSDDQRLKTQVASVTRRQVLQSAGTGFGYVALAGLLGLQQRKAAAANVPAELANKPLWPKPQHRPAKAKRIIFLFMEGAMSGVDTFDYKPKLQENDGKAGTGGGKLVASKFQFKQHGQSGAWVSELYPHVAQRVDQLCFIRGLHTDTPAHPQAVIQLHTGARVVSQSRPSMGAWLLYGLGTENQDLPGYITINPSPNFGGAVNYGSAFLPAHFQGTRINDTGYLPNLKAQTASPLQRRQIDLVQELNRNQQADLGAPEGLDGIIQSYELAFRMQGKVPELLDLSKEPQSVLDAYGVKPGPAGSFARQCLMARRLSEAGVRFVQIRQPGWDHHNNLHKGLIANASATDQPTAALLDDLGQRGLLDDTLVLFGSEFGRLPTAQGPDGRDHNITGYGMWLAGAGVKPGFSFGSTDEYGTHAVEGRMHTMDLHATLLALMGLDHEALTYRYAGRDFRLTDVAGEVANEIFL, encoded by the coding sequence ATGTCTGACGATCAACGATTGAAGACTCAGGTGGCATCCGTCACTCGCCGACAAGTCCTGCAATCTGCAGGGACTGGATTTGGCTATGTCGCGCTGGCTGGGTTACTCGGCTTACAACAGCGAAAAGCGGCCGCTGCCAACGTTCCTGCCGAACTGGCCAACAAGCCACTGTGGCCAAAACCCCAACACCGGCCCGCCAAGGCGAAGCGAATTATTTTCCTCTTCATGGAAGGTGCGATGTCGGGCGTTGACACGTTCGACTACAAGCCAAAGCTGCAAGAGAACGACGGTAAGGCTGGGACGGGCGGCGGTAAGCTGGTCGCCTCGAAATTCCAGTTCAAGCAACACGGTCAATCCGGTGCTTGGGTTTCTGAGTTGTATCCACATGTTGCACAGCGGGTGGATCAACTGTGCTTCATTCGCGGTTTGCATACCGACACGCCGGCGCATCCTCAGGCCGTGATTCAATTGCACACCGGTGCACGTGTTGTTTCGCAGTCTCGCCCATCAATGGGCGCTTGGCTGCTGTACGGTTTGGGGACCGAAAATCAGGATTTGCCGGGCTACATCACGATCAATCCGTCACCGAATTTCGGTGGCGCGGTCAACTATGGAAGTGCCTTCCTGCCAGCCCATTTTCAGGGGACGCGGATCAACGACACTGGCTATCTGCCGAACCTGAAGGCACAGACGGCTAGCCCACTGCAACGACGTCAAATCGATCTGGTGCAAGAGCTGAATCGGAACCAGCAGGCCGATCTTGGTGCGCCGGAAGGATTGGATGGGATTATTCAATCGTACGAACTGGCATTCCGGATGCAGGGCAAGGTTCCTGAACTGCTGGACCTGTCGAAAGAACCTCAATCCGTTCTTGATGCCTATGGAGTCAAGCCGGGCCCCGCGGGCAGCTTTGCGCGTCAGTGCTTGATGGCACGTCGGCTGAGTGAGGCGGGTGTCCGGTTTGTTCAGATTCGACAACCCGGTTGGGATCATCACAACAACTTGCATAAGGGGCTGATCGCCAACGCGTCTGCCACCGACCAACCCACCGCCGCGTTGCTGGATGACCTGGGACAACGCGGACTGCTCGACGACACGCTGGTTCTCTTCGGCAGCGAGTTTGGACGACTGCCCACGGCGCAGGGGCCTGATGGTCGCGATCACAACATTACCGGGTATGGCATGTGGCTCGCAGGAGCGGGCGTCAAACCAGGCTTCTCGTTCGGCAGTACCGATGAGTATGGCACACATGCCGTCGAAGGCCGAATGCACACCATGGATCTGCATGCGACGCTGCTCGCACTAATGGGGCTTGATCATGAAGCGCTGACATACCGGTACGCGGGTCGTGACTTTCGGCTGACCGATGTGGCCGGCGAAGTCGCCAATGAGATCTTTCTCTGA
- a CDS encoding YezD family protein, whose amino-acid sequence MNSSPRLESAPTQAPSDSDSSNPGFGQELRRLLRGLEHGELTIKVHEGKIVSIERLSKSRPKPFRRI is encoded by the coding sequence ATGAATAGTTCACCACGCCTGGAAAGTGCACCAACACAAGCCCCGTCCGATTCCGATTCCTCAAACCCAGGCTTTGGCCAGGAGCTGCGTCGGCTGCTTCGCGGTTTGGAGCATGGAGAACTGACAATCAAAGTCCATGAAGGCAAAATCGTTTCGATTGAACGACTCAGCAAATCGAGGCCGAAACCGTTTCGGCGAATCTGA